In Euphorbia lathyris chromosome 10, ddEupLath1.1, whole genome shotgun sequence, a single genomic region encodes these proteins:
- the LOC136209157 gene encoding auxin-induced protein X15: MLGKKMGSFKKLAKKVKVNIGRSIDHELSSHEQSLLREIEEEEEEEGENSMETPNGYFAVYVGEEKERFVVATSYLNHPLMKMLLEKSYNEFGFAQQSKLVVPCNVSTFQEVVHAVECSNGRFDFGDLVEEFI; this comes from the coding sequence ATGTTGGGGAAAAAGATGGGTTCATTCAAAAAACTAGCAAAAAAGGTGAAAGTAAACATTGGGAGAAGTATTGATCATGAATTATCATCACATGAACAAAGTTTGCTAAGAGAAattgaggaagaggaagaagaagaaggtgagaATTCAATGGAAACTCCAAATGGGTATTTTGCAGTTTATGTAGGAGAAGAGAAGGAAAGATTTGTGGTGGCAACAAGTTATTTAAATCATCCATTAATGAAGATGTTGTTAGAGAAATCATACAATGAATTTGGATTTGCTCAACAAAGTAAGTTAGTTGTTCCTTGCAATGTCTCTACATTTCAAGAAGTTGTTCATGCTGTTGAATGCTCTAATGGAAGGTTTGATTTTGGGGATTTGGTTGAGGAGTTCATATGA
- the LOC136208400 gene encoding probable small nuclear ribonucleoprotein G: MSRSGQPPDLKKYMDKKLQIKLNANRMVVGTLRGFDQFMNLVVDNTVEVNGDDKSDIGMVVIRGNSVVTVEALEPVARSQ; encoded by the exons ATGAGTAGATCAGGCCAGCCACCAGATTTGAAGAA ATACATGGACAAGAAGCTCCAAA TCAAGCTGAATGCAAATAGAATGGTGGTCGGAACACTTCGTGGGTTCGACCAATTCATGAATTTGGTGGTAGACAATACTGTGGAAGTGAATGGCGATGACAAATCAGACATAGGCATGGTG GTTATTAGAGGAAATAGTGTTGTCACTGTTGAAGCACTAGAACCTGTGGCCAGAAGTCAGTGA